The Dehalococcoidales bacterium genome includes the window AGCGATAATCCCCTTCACCATGAACTGCCCCCCGAAGTAGAGCAGCGCGACGCTCAGCACGATAAACACCCACTCCTGCACCTTTTCCCCCCAGAACGCATGCGTCTTGTATATCGTAAAGGACACCACGGACAGCCAGACGAGGTCGCACAGCCAGTGCACGATGATAAAAAAGGGCAGCGCCCAGGTGCCTACCGTGCCGGTAAAGGTCAGCAAAAGCTGTAGCCCCACCGTGGCCCACCAGAACAGGAAGAAGGGGTTCATCCCGCTCATCAGGATGCCGGCGGTAAAAGCGTTATAGGTGGTATCCCTCCCCTCCCGGACGATCTTCTTGCGCGCCCGGAAAAGGTCGTACCCCATCCAGACGATCATGCCGCCGCCGAGCACGCTCAGCACCAGCTGGAATATCTCGTTCTGGAAAAAGCCCCGCAGCCCGAAGTACACCGCCACGATGAGCGGCACCTCGATGACGGCATGACCTAAAGACACCAGCACGCCAGCCCAGGGCGACTTCAAGCTCTTGGCGATGGTGACGGTGAACATGGGGCCCGGCATCATCACGCCGGACAGTGAAGTAACCACGACAGTCCCCAGAGCGGCTAACATGATAATACCATTATAGCATTTACGAGCGACGGGAAGCTAAGGTACTTTTCTTGTTAAGA containing:
- a CDS encoding LysE family transporter; this translates as MVTSLSGVMMPGPMFTVTIAKSLKSPWAGVLVSLGHAVIEVPLIVAVYFGLRGFFQNEIFQLVLSVLGGGMIVWMGYDLFRARKKIVREGRDTTYNAFTAGILMSGMNPFFLFWWATVGLQLLLTFTGTVGTWALPFFIIVHWLCDLVWLSVVSFTIYKTHAFWGEKVQEWVFIVLSVALLYFGGQFMVKGIIAYTQRGQV